One segment of Paenibacillus rhizovicinus DNA contains the following:
- a CDS encoding ABC transporter substrate-binding protein: MQAVQTERYLSVMQRFAEGAGVGTPIEVTLDEMAQALFCTPRNAKIVLRRMADDGWITWQPGRGRGNRSHIVFHMERDGLALDIAKQLAGQGSYKQAFELLHQYGGGARTNERFNEWLTFHFGYRSESGEGEKQVDMLRLPVHVPLVTLDPAEVYFSFDAHIIRQLFDRLLTFDANAGQVAPGLAHAWESSADATVWQFHLRRGVYFHHGQELTADDVVYTLERLRTGKSNSWLLRGVLAIAASGPRTVQVTLLKPNRIFHRYMCSTAASILPRDCVQRDEDAYWQLPSGTGPFIIKELNEERLVLDANPAYYNGRAHLDGVVIAFVPPDQGIDSDQCWEKLVLAHDARELQRDQSWPKLDTMLQGCSLMTWNRKKPGPQQSQSFRRAVDLLLDRSLMLRELGESRIYAARSFRPDAHSALRQVRSDGEQAKELLREAGYSGTPITLYTRRWHERDARWIQARCAEFGVTVDIRLIEGDECRDLGVLGQADSILYSLVFVEDEVCEIETYEQTGSFLNAHMEPGLLTWALGRIDLALAAETPDQRRFLLEEMEDRLREETQVMFLLHKRSNTSYKPELKGIALSPLGWIDFKDVWVQSDGGRLAQQRPASVSAEAFQ; encoded by the coding sequence ATGCAAGCGGTGCAAACGGAACGCTATCTGAGTGTAATGCAGCGCTTCGCCGAGGGTGCGGGCGTCGGCACGCCGATTGAGGTCACCTTGGACGAGATGGCGCAGGCGCTATTCTGCACGCCTCGGAACGCTAAGATCGTCCTGCGGCGCATGGCAGATGACGGCTGGATTACATGGCAGCCGGGCCGGGGGCGCGGCAACCGATCGCACATCGTATTCCATATGGAACGCGACGGACTTGCGCTCGACATCGCCAAACAGCTGGCCGGACAAGGCAGCTACAAGCAGGCGTTCGAGCTGCTTCATCAGTATGGCGGCGGCGCGAGGACCAATGAAAGGTTCAACGAATGGCTGACGTTCCACTTCGGCTACCGGTCGGAATCGGGGGAAGGCGAGAAGCAGGTGGACATGCTGCGCCTGCCCGTCCATGTCCCGCTCGTCACGTTAGACCCAGCGGAGGTGTACTTCTCGTTCGATGCCCACATTATCCGCCAATTGTTCGACCGGCTGTTAACGTTCGACGCGAACGCGGGGCAGGTCGCCCCCGGGCTGGCGCATGCTTGGGAAAGCTCGGCGGATGCGACGGTGTGGCAGTTTCATTTGCGCCGAGGCGTCTACTTTCATCACGGACAAGAATTGACCGCGGACGACGTCGTCTACACCCTGGAACGGCTGCGGACCGGTAAATCCAACAGCTGGCTGCTGCGCGGAGTCCTCGCCATCGCAGCTTCGGGACCGCGAACGGTTCAGGTTACGCTATTGAAGCCCAATCGGATATTTCACCGATACATGTGCTCGACGGCTGCGTCAATCCTGCCGCGCGATTGCGTACAGAGGGATGAGGACGCGTATTGGCAGCTTCCTTCGGGAACGGGGCCGTTCATAATCAAAGAATTAAACGAGGAACGGCTCGTGCTGGATGCGAACCCGGCTTACTACAATGGCCGCGCGCATTTGGACGGGGTTGTAATCGCGTTCGTGCCGCCCGACCAGGGCATCGATTCGGATCAATGCTGGGAAAAACTTGTGCTCGCGCATGACGCAAGGGAGCTGCAGCGCGACCAGTCCTGGCCAAAGCTGGATACGATGCTGCAGGGCTGTTCGCTCATGACGTGGAACCGGAAGAAGCCCGGGCCGCAGCAGTCCCAGTCGTTCCGTAGGGCGGTTGATCTGCTGCTGGACCGCTCCCTTATGCTTCGCGAGCTCGGGGAGAGCCGGATATACGCGGCGCGCAGCTTCAGGCCCGACGCGCACAGCGCGCTGCGACAAGTCCGAAGCGACGGGGAGCAAGCGAAGGAGCTTCTGCGGGAAGCGGGATACTCGGGCACGCCCATCACGCTCTATACGCGAAGATGGCATGAGAGAGACGCCAGGTGGATCCAGGCGCGCTGCGCGGAATTCGGCGTCACGGTGGACATTCGGTTGATCGAAGGGGACGAGTGCCGCGATTTAGGCGTTCTGGGGCAGGCCGATTCCATCTTGTATAGTCTTGTGTTCGTGGAGGACGAGGTGTGCGAAATCGAAACCTACGAACAGACGGGCAGCTTCCTTAACGCTCATATGGAACCCGGGCTGCTGACATGGGCCCTTGGCCGAATCGATCTGGCCTTGGCGGCGGAGACGCCCGATCAGCGGCGGTTCCTGCTGGAGGAAATGGAAGACCGGCTGCGCGAGGAGACGCAAGTGATGTTCCTGCTTCACAAGCGAAGCAACACGTCTTACAAACCCGAGTTGAAAGGCATTGCCCTATCGCCACTCGGTTGGATCGACTTTAAGGACGTATGGGTGCAGTCCGACGGAGGAAGGCTGGCGCAGCAGCGGCCGGCAAGCGTGAGCGCGGAAGCATTCCAATAA
- a CDS encoding alpha/beta hydrolase, with translation MVNIEHQHENQRTIHNVPCLALSPAGEPIGQVVLVHGWGSSSDSYRFFASLIAGWGYRVIVPELPLHGERGTLDYWNPSVLQENFWNVVVQGVREAGGIAAELTRESVLPVTIVGHSAGGFISAGAYADQDDIRSAIVINGSCSWVRFEELYREKSGLPAITPDEHAALAAHDPRERILALSKPLLLLHCADDAIVPVGSQHDFVEEAAKRRTSGDAVQFHAFERVNHVITLGMLQHIHAFLTGNC, from the coding sequence ATGGTCAACATCGAACATCAGCATGAGAATCAGCGTACCATTCACAACGTGCCGTGTCTTGCATTGTCTCCTGCCGGCGAGCCAATTGGCCAAGTCGTGCTCGTTCACGGCTGGGGCTCGAGTAGTGACAGCTACCGCTTCTTCGCTTCCTTGATTGCCGGTTGGGGCTATCGCGTCATCGTACCGGAACTGCCGCTGCACGGCGAGCGGGGAACGTTGGATTATTGGAATCCGTCGGTGCTGCAGGAGAACTTCTGGAATGTCGTCGTGCAAGGCGTACGTGAAGCTGGCGGGATCGCCGCCGAGCTGACAAGGGAGTCCGTTCTGCCAGTGACGATCGTCGGACACTCCGCTGGCGGATTCATTTCCGCCGGCGCCTATGCCGATCAAGACGATATCCGCTCCGCGATCGTCATCAACGGTTCTTGCTCCTGGGTGCGCTTCGAGGAGCTCTACCGCGAGAAATCCGGCCTGCCCGCGATCACGCCTGACGAACATGCGGCTCTAGCGGCGCACGACCCGCGCGAGCGCATCCTCGCGCTCTCGAAACCGCTGCTGCTGCTCCACTGCGCGGACGACGCGATCGTCCCGGTCGGCAGCCAGCATGATTTCGTCGAAGAAGCCGCCAAGCGCCGTACCTCGGGGGATGCCGTTCAGTTCCACGCCTTCGAGCGGGTTAATCATGTCATTACGCTCGGCATGCTGCAGCATATTCATGCTTTCTTGACTGGTAATTGCTGA
- a CDS encoding YfiT family bacillithiol transferase: MTTELEQLKYPIGRFAPPSETTAAVRAEWIAEIAALPRLLREAVSGLSDEQLDTPYRAGGWTVRQVVHHVPDSHMNSFIRFKLALTEEKPTIKPYDEGAWAELSDSKGAPVEASLSLLESLHERWVNLLLGMDEEAFSRVFIHPESGREIRLDTNLGIYAWHGKHHLAHITALAKRSGW; the protein is encoded by the coding sequence ATGACGACAGAGCTGGAGCAATTGAAGTATCCGATCGGGCGATTTGCGCCGCCAAGCGAAACGACAGCCGCCGTTCGGGCAGAATGGATTGCAGAAATCGCGGCGCTGCCGCGTCTGCTGCGGGAAGCCGTAAGCGGCCTGTCCGACGAACAGCTGGACACGCCCTATCGTGCCGGAGGCTGGACCGTCCGTCAGGTCGTTCATCATGTGCCGGACAGCCATATGAACAGTTTCATCCGCTTCAAGCTGGCGCTGACGGAAGAGAAGCCGACCATCAAGCCGTACGACGAAGGCGCATGGGCGGAGCTGTCCGACTCGAAAGGCGCGCCGGTCGAGGCATCGCTATCGCTGTTGGAGTCGCTGCACGAGCGCTGGGTTAACCTGCTTCTCGGCATGGACGAAGAGGCATTCTCGCGCGTGTTCATCCATCCGGAGTCCGGAAGGGAAATCAGGCTCGATACGAATCTGGGCATCTACGCGTGGCACGGCAAGCATCATCTTGCCCATATTACAGCGCTTGCTAAACGCAGCGGCTGGTAA
- a CDS encoding RidA family protein yields MKEQTIAERLKMLGIALPDASGPAAAYANYVKVNHLLFISGKGPAGNPKGKLGDDFTTAEGYRFARLAGIEILAVLASALGSLDDVRRVVKLQGFVNATPRFEEHHKVLNGCSELMVDVFGEKGVHARSVLGAVSVRDNLPIIIEAIFEIRE; encoded by the coding sequence ATGAAAGAACAAACGATAGCCGAACGATTGAAAATGCTGGGCATCGCACTGCCGGACGCCAGCGGACCCGCGGCCGCGTACGCCAATTATGTGAAAGTAAACCACTTGCTCTTCATTTCGGGAAAGGGACCCGCTGGAAATCCGAAGGGCAAGCTCGGAGATGATTTCACGACAGCCGAAGGTTACCGGTTCGCCAGGCTGGCCGGCATCGAGATATTAGCCGTATTGGCATCCGCGCTCGGTTCGTTGGACGATGTGCGAAGAGTCGTTAAACTGCAGGGCTTCGTGAATGCCACGCCACGTTTCGAAGAACATCACAAGGTGTTGAACGGATGTTCCGAACTCATGGTCGATGTTTTCGGAGAGAAAGGCGTTCACGCGCGTTCCGTTCTCGGCGCTGTTTCGGTACGGGACAATCTCCCCATCATTATTGAAGCGATTTTTGAAATCCGCGAATAG
- a CDS encoding DJ-1/PfpI family protein yields the protein MRMAFIMFDDMTTLDLAGFHNAVTWLKKRNILENISWDYCADASEVTDDRGMRIRADRVFPDLTAYDLIFIPGGIATRRLVHDPLFVDWIRTAAGVPYKVSVCTGALLLGAAGFTKEKTITTNPLALDELKPYCKDVVQVRAMRDGDVFTGGGITASVDLGLFFIETITNKDVVQEIQLYMDYPYYDRGPLNEQEDRP from the coding sequence ATGAGAATGGCCTTTATTATGTTCGACGACATGACGACGCTGGATTTGGCCGGGTTCCATAACGCGGTAACATGGTTGAAGAAACGAAATATCCTGGAAAATATTTCATGGGATTATTGCGCCGATGCGAGCGAAGTGACCGATGATCGGGGGATGCGCATTCGCGCGGATCGCGTTTTTCCGGACTTGACCGCCTACGATCTGATTTTCATCCCCGGCGGCATAGCGACGCGCCGGCTTGTCCACGATCCGCTCTTCGTCGATTGGATTCGGACAGCCGCAGGCGTCCCCTATAAAGTCTCGGTGTGTACGGGAGCTCTGTTGCTCGGAGCAGCGGGCTTTACGAAGGAGAAGACGATCACCACCAACCCGCTGGCGCTGGATGAGTTGAAGCCATATTGCAAGGACGTCGTGCAGGTACGGGCGATGCGGGACGGAGACGTGTTTACCGGCGGCGGGATAACGGCGTCCGTCGACCTCGGGTTGTTTTTCATCGAGACGATTACGAACAAGGACGTCGTGCAGGAAATCCAGCTGTATATGGACTATCCCTACTATGATCGCGGACCGTTGAACGAACAGGAGGATCGGCCATGA
- the pdxR gene encoding MocR-like pyridoxine biosynthesis transcription factor PdxR, whose product MSALFKAYTNVDSLKRFRFHHYLEVRWRGGDVIDLALSFDADEPLYSQLYHQIRTQIQEGVLPDGMKLPSIRSLGRQLSISKTTIETAYHMLLEEGFVTGKERARMMVVNPNSKLNSIPGQSPSPSLSLSPNPSTSPKSNPKPNLNPNQYPGRSSETAADAVVQHEPITHSGAATIDFSLLTIDGDSFPVRIWKSVVGESLALHSESLHEYGDSQGEYSLRENLAHYLRQSRGVRCTPEQIVIGTGISSSIHLLSKLLGENLAVGIEHPGIAQVGRYFAQNRFQLVPFSIASTGDFVQEIARKRIHALYATPSHRPTGEPLPYAVRQQMLQWAYDNNGYIIEDDYDGELRLSGKPIPSLQGLDKNGTVIYLGSFSKVFTPALRMNYMVLPPRLAEQLCTIDAAFSCPSRMNQWAMDLFIARGHWYRHLRRMRKRYRFKHEALVRLINRHLPPDAVQVNSSGSGLHVELSIEAPVSAERLMELARREGVLVYGSQDPQSRLACGNPKIYMGFGGVKDDEMERGVRLLMKAWTSVLS is encoded by the coding sequence ATGAGTGCGTTGTTCAAAGCTTATACTAACGTTGACTCGCTAAAAAGGTTCAGATTTCATCATTATTTAGAGGTCAGATGGAGAGGGGGAGACGTCATCGACCTAGCTCTTTCATTCGATGCGGACGAACCGCTGTACAGTCAGCTCTATCATCAAATCCGAACACAAATTCAAGAGGGCGTCTTGCCGGACGGGATGAAGCTTCCCTCGATCCGCTCGCTTGGCCGACAGCTGAGCATTAGCAAAACGACCATCGAGACCGCTTATCATATGTTGTTGGAGGAAGGTTTCGTAACCGGCAAAGAGAGAGCGCGCATGATGGTCGTCAACCCAAATTCGAAGCTGAACTCGATTCCAGGCCAGAGCCCAAGCCCGAGCCTGAGCTTGAGTCCGAACCCAAGCACAAGCCCGAAATCAAACCCCAAGCCAAATTTAAATCCAAATCAATACCCGGGACGTTCATCCGAGACTGCCGCCGATGCCGTCGTTCAACACGAGCCAATTACCCATAGCGGCGCTGCGACGATCGACTTCAGTTTGCTGACGATCGACGGAGACTCGTTTCCGGTTCGCATCTGGAAGTCGGTCGTCGGGGAATCCCTTGCGCTCCATAGCGAATCCCTTCACGAATACGGCGATTCTCAAGGGGAATATTCGTTGCGGGAGAACTTGGCGCACTATCTACGGCAGTCTAGAGGAGTACGATGTACACCAGAGCAAATCGTCATCGGCACCGGAATTTCGTCCAGCATCCATCTGCTCTCCAAGCTTCTTGGGGAGAATCTTGCAGTCGGGATCGAGCATCCCGGCATCGCGCAGGTTGGACGTTATTTTGCGCAGAACCGGTTTCAACTCGTCCCATTCTCCATCGCAAGCACGGGGGATTTCGTGCAAGAGATTGCCCGCAAGCGGATCCATGCGTTGTACGCGACGCCTTCTCACCGTCCTACGGGCGAGCCGCTGCCCTACGCGGTCAGACAGCAAATGCTGCAATGGGCGTATGACAATAACGGTTATATCATCGAGGACGATTACGACGGAGAGCTTCGCTTGTCGGGTAAACCAATACCGTCGCTTCAAGGACTGGACAAGAACGGCACTGTCATCTATTTGGGTTCATTTTCAAAGGTGTTTACGCCTGCATTGCGAATGAACTATATGGTATTGCCGCCGCGTCTGGCCGAGCAGTTGTGCACGATTGATGCTGCATTCTCCTGCCCTTCACGAATGAATCAATGGGCGATGGACTTGTTCATTGCCCGCGGTCACTGGTACCGGCATTTGAGGCGTATGCGCAAGCGATACCGGTTCAAGCACGAGGCGCTCGTTCGTCTAATTAACCGCCATTTGCCGCCGGACGCTGTTCAGGTCAACAGCAGCGGGTCAGGTTTGCACGTCGAATTATCCATCGAGGCTCCTGTCAGTGCCGAGCGATTAATGGAATTGGCGAGGCGGGAAGGCGTGCTTGTGTATGGCAGTCAAGATCCGCAATCACGGCTGGCGTGCGGCAACCCGAAGATCTATATGGGCTTTGGGGGCGTGAAAGACGACGAGATGGAGCGGGGCGTACGGTTGCTAATGAAAGCGTGGACATCCGTCCTGTCGTAA
- a CDS encoding aldehyde dehydrogenase: MTDYSALIQQQHAFFSTSQTQSISLRKEALTRLRDTIRRHERDIMDALKADLNKSEFEAYATEIGIVLSEIRFVMKRLRAWARPEKVKTPLTHIGSSGAIYSEPYGVVLIIAPWNFPFQLALMPLIGAIAAGNCAVIKPSELTPRTSAVIVQIINETFSEAYVAVVEGGAEASQALLREKVDYIFFTGAPPVGKLIMEAAARRLIPVTLELGGKSPCIVHKDANLKLAAKRIVWGKFINAGQTCIAPDYLYVHESVKTSLIAHLKQAIEEMYGVDPLNNPSYTRIVNEKHFNRLLAYLNEEQVRIGGASDRDTLRIEPTVLTGVEADDEVMKDEIFGPIMPLLAYDEIDEVLAAINSRPKALALYIFSENKAVQKKVLTGASFGGGCVNDTVYHFTSPYLPFGGVGSSGMGAYHGQSSFKLFSHRKSVLKMTTRFDLPFRYPHMKHALQRVRRFLK, translated from the coding sequence ATGACAGACTACTCGGCATTGATCCAGCAGCAGCATGCTTTCTTCTCTACAAGCCAGACGCAATCGATTTCTTTGCGCAAGGAGGCGCTGACCCGGCTTCGCGATACGATCCGGAGGCATGAGCGGGACATCATGGATGCTTTGAAAGCGGATTTGAACAAATCGGAATTCGAAGCGTACGCCACCGAAATCGGGATCGTGCTCAGCGAAATCCGTTTCGTTATGAAGCGGCTTCGGGCATGGGCCCGGCCGGAGAAGGTAAAGACGCCGCTCACGCATATCGGCTCAAGCGGCGCCATATACAGTGAGCCTTACGGAGTCGTCCTGATTATCGCGCCGTGGAATTTTCCGTTCCAGCTTGCGCTCATGCCGCTGATCGGCGCCATTGCGGCGGGAAACTGCGCGGTCATCAAACCATCCGAGCTTACTCCCCGGACATCGGCCGTGATCGTCCAAATCATCAACGAGACATTCTCCGAAGCTTATGTAGCCGTCGTGGAAGGCGGGGCAGAGGCGAGCCAAGCATTGCTGCGGGAGAAAGTAGATTATATTTTCTTCACGGGAGCTCCACCGGTCGGCAAGCTGATCATGGAGGCGGCTGCCCGAAGACTCATCCCCGTCACGTTGGAATTAGGCGGCAAAAGCCCCTGTATCGTGCACAAGGACGCCAACCTGAAGCTGGCAGCCAAACGGATCGTATGGGGCAAATTCATAAATGCAGGCCAGACGTGCATCGCACCGGATTATCTGTACGTTCATGAGTCGGTGAAGACATCGTTGATTGCGCATCTCAAACAGGCCATTGAGGAGATGTACGGCGTGGACCCGCTGAACAATCCGTCCTATACGCGAATCGTGAACGAGAAACATTTCAACCGGCTGCTCGCTTACTTGAATGAAGAGCAAGTCCGCATCGGCGGCGCGAGCGACCGTGATACCTTGCGGATCGAACCGACCGTTCTGACCGGGGTTGAAGCGGATGACGAGGTCATGAAGGATGAAATATTCGGCCCGATCATGCCCTTGCTTGCCTATGACGAGATCGACGAGGTGCTTGCAGCCATCAACAGCCGCCCGAAAGCGCTGGCCCTCTATATTTTCTCGGAAAACAAAGCGGTCCAGAAGAAAGTGTTAACCGGCGCCTCGTTCGGAGGAGGCTGCGTCAACGATACGGTATATCATTTTACCTCTCCGTATTTGCCTTTCGGCGGGGTTGGAAGCAGCGGGATGGGCGCTTATCACGGGCAAAGCAGCTTCAAGCTGTTCTCGCACCGCAAGAGCGTGCTGAAGATGACCACCCGATTCGATCTGCCTTTTCGCTATCCACATATGAAGCATGCGCTGCAGCGAGTCAGGCGGTTTCTGAAATGA
- a CDS encoding lysoplasmalogenase has product MRAEHGIGKGEMILGNNRLPMLILLVSILYIFVIPAEPMAVKLLFKLIPMWLVIWYAYLRLPAAKKRKRYHGLLLTGLFFCMLGDGLLHWFVAGLSAFLIGHLFYMSGFFSNWRFSKLRCCMAVPIALYGSFMGREIVHALMRDDKESLIVPVLFYVCVISLMTWSAIMTGHKWAIVGSLLFTISDSILSWNMFVSEFAYANVLIMTTYYTAQFCIARSIRTLGAVQAPPAGPAIPTARRASY; this is encoded by the coding sequence ATGAGGGCCGAACACGGCATCGGCAAAGGAGAAATGATCTTGGGAAACAATCGTTTACCCATGCTTATTCTGCTAGTGAGCATCCTCTACATATTCGTTATTCCCGCAGAGCCAATGGCCGTCAAGCTGCTGTTCAAGCTTATTCCCATGTGGCTCGTAATTTGGTATGCGTATCTCCGGCTGCCCGCGGCCAAGAAACGGAAACGGTATCACGGTCTGCTGCTAACCGGCTTGTTCTTCTGCATGCTCGGCGACGGTCTGCTTCATTGGTTCGTTGCGGGATTGTCGGCTTTTCTGATCGGCCATCTCTTCTACATGTCGGGGTTCTTCAGCAATTGGCGATTCTCTAAGCTGCGGTGCTGCATGGCGGTACCGATTGCCCTGTATGGCTCGTTCATGGGCCGGGAAATCGTTCACGCTTTAATGCGGGACGATAAGGAATCGCTGATCGTGCCCGTGCTGTTCTACGTTTGCGTGATATCGCTGATGACCTGGTCCGCCATTATGACAGGCCATAAATGGGCGATCGTCGGCAGCTTGCTGTTTACGATCTCGGACTCGATTCTTTCCTGGAATATGTTCGTTTCCGAGTTCGCGTACGCGAACGTGCTGATCATGACGACCTATTACACAGCTCAATTCTGCATCGCGCGCAGCATTCGAACGTTAGGCGCCGTTCAGGCACCGCCGGCAGGTCCGGCTATTCCGACAGCTCGTCGAGCGTCTTACTGA
- the yfbR gene encoding 5'-deoxynucleotidase, translating into MTDSHFTAYMYRLRYIERWSLMRNTTRESVAEHSYHVALLAHMLCEIGNRLFGRSLNADRAASMALFHDATEVFTGDIPTPVKHHNPKMLANFREIEAMAAERLLAMVPEPLRDVYEPLIIGSRPDAEQADLLKIVKAADLLDAYMKCLSELSSGNREFAVAKGQTETKLAALGMQEVDWFLTEMAPSFSKTLDELSE; encoded by the coding sequence ATGACGGACAGTCATTTCACGGCCTACATGTATCGCTTGCGTTACATCGAGCGATGGAGCCTCATGCGCAACACGACCCGCGAGAGCGTCGCGGAGCATTCCTATCATGTCGCGCTGCTCGCGCATATGCTCTGCGAGATTGGCAACCGCCTGTTCGGACGGTCGCTCAATGCCGACCGCGCGGCGTCGATGGCCTTGTTCCACGACGCCACGGAAGTGTTCACCGGCGACATTCCGACGCCGGTCAAGCACCACAACCCGAAGATGCTCGCGAACTTCCGCGAGATCGAGGCGATGGCCGCGGAACGGCTGCTCGCCATGGTGCCGGAGCCGCTGCGCGATGTCTACGAGCCGCTGATTATCGGCTCCCGGCCGGACGCCGAACAGGCCGACCTGCTCAAGATCGTGAAGGCAGCCGACCTGCTCGATGCGTATATGAAATGCTTGTCCGAGCTGTCCTCCGGCAACCGAGAATTCGCCGTGGCCAAGGGCCAGACGGAAACCAAGCTCGCCGCCCTCGGCATGCAGGAAGTCGATTGGTTTCTGACCGAGATGGCGCCGAGCTTCAGTAAGACGCTCGACGAGCTGTCGGAATAG
- a CDS encoding fumarate hydratase — protein sequence MQHFEQSVYNLIVETSTNLPGDVRKVIQAAQEAEDRATRAGMSLSTIATNIEMAESNVSPICQDTGMPTFVVHTPVGANQIIMKQQIRSAIARATKDGKLRTNSVDSLTGSNTGDNLGPGTPVIHFEQWEKDDIDVRLILKGGGCENKNIQYSLPMEIPGLGKAGRDLDGIRKCVMHAVYQAQGQGCSAGFIGVGIGGDRTTGYELAKQQLFRHTDDTNAIPELQQLEEYVMENANKLGIGTMGFGGAVTLLGCKVGVMNRLPASFFVSVAYNCWAYRRQGVLLNAESGEITSWIYPSGSDTPMKSAAADAAAEAVTERAERREVILNTPLSEEDVRSLRVGDIVIINGEMHTGRDAIHHHLMDHDAPIDLNGSVIYHCGPVMLKDEAGWHVKAAGPTTSAREEPYQGDIIKKFGIRAVIGKGGMGAKTLAALGEHGAVYLNAIGGAAQYYAECFKNVNGVDFMEFGIPEAMWHLKTEGFAAVVTMDSHGNSLHAEVDKDSFAKLEQFKAPVFK from the coding sequence ATGCAGCATTTTGAACAAAGCGTCTATAACCTCATCGTTGAAACTTCAACCAACCTTCCAGGTGATGTCCGGAAGGTCATTCAAGCGGCGCAGGAGGCCGAGGACCGCGCAACCCGCGCGGGCATGTCGCTCTCGACGATCGCTACGAACATCGAAATGGCGGAGTCTAACGTATCCCCGATCTGCCAGGATACGGGCATGCCGACCTTCGTCGTGCATACGCCGGTAGGCGCGAACCAAATCATCATGAAGCAACAAATCCGCAGCGCCATCGCGCGCGCGACCAAAGATGGCAAGCTGCGCACGAACTCGGTCGATTCGCTGACGGGCTCCAATACGGGTGACAATCTTGGACCCGGCACGCCGGTTATCCATTTCGAGCAATGGGAGAAGGACGATATCGACGTCCGTCTGATTCTGAAAGGCGGCGGCTGCGAGAATAAGAACATTCAATACAGCCTTCCCATGGAAATTCCGGGTCTTGGCAAAGCGGGACGCGATCTGGACGGCATTCGCAAATGCGTCATGCATGCCGTTTACCAGGCGCAAGGCCAAGGCTGCAGCGCGGGCTTCATCGGCGTCGGCATCGGCGGCGACCGCACGACGGGCTACGAGCTGGCCAAGCAGCAATTGTTCCGTCATACGGACGATACGAACGCGATTCCCGAGCTGCAGCAGCTGGAAGAGTACGTCATGGAGAATGCCAACAAGCTGGGCATCGGCACGATGGGCTTCGGCGGCGCGGTTACGCTGCTCGGCTGCAAAGTCGGCGTCATGAACCGCCTGCCTGCCAGCTTCTTCGTCTCCGTCGCGTACAACTGCTGGGCTTATCGCCGCCAAGGCGTGCTGCTCAACGCGGAGAGCGGCGAGATCACGTCGTGGATCTATCCGAGCGGCTCCGATACGCCAATGAAATCGGCCGCGGCCGACGCAGCGGCGGAAGCCGTTACGGAACGCGCGGAGCGCCGCGAAGTGATTCTGAATACGCCGCTGAGCGAAGAGGATGTCCGCAGCCTGCGCGTGGGCGATATCGTTATCATCAACGGCGAAATGCATACGGGACGCGATGCGATTCACCACCATCTGATGGATCACGACGCGCCGATCGATCTGAATGGCTCCGTTATCTACCACTGCGGTCCGGTTATGCTGAAGGACGAAGCGGGCTGGCATGTGAAAGCGGCCGGACCGACGACGAGCGCCCGCGAGGAGCCTTACCAAGGCGACATCATCAAGAAGTTCGGCATCCGCGCCGTTATCGGCAAGGGCGGCATGGGAGCGAAGACGCTGGCGGCGCTCGGCGAGCATGGCGCGGTGTACCTTAACGCAATCGGCGGAGCCGCGCAATACTACGCGGAATGCTTCAAGAACGTCAACGGCGTAGATTTCATGGAATTCGGCATTCCGGAAGCCATGTGGCATCTGAAGACGGAAGGCTTCGCCGCCGTCGTCACGATGGATTCGCACGGCAACAGCCTGCATGCGGAAGTCGACAAGGATTCTTTCGCGAAGCTGGAGCAGTTCAAAGCGCCAGTGTTTAAATGA